One window of the Methanoculleus sp. SDB genome contains the following:
- a CDS encoding NGG1p interacting factor NIF3 — MEIHRFIAEMERIAPPELADAYDEGRIGLVVEGSPDISRVCCALDATPAVVGEAIRSGAEMLVVHHTPLWTPVTSVRGGIAALLRDTLAAGLNIYVMHSNFDHAAEGINDTLGGLLSLGEMVEMSLGVVGSCTLPLSGIAGRLGCPLRVYGSFSPPVRLAVVGGSGFSPDLMEEAASLGADCFLSAELKHSVCRSTTLTLIEATHYALESPGMRRLADRMGWTFLDDPPRMVSVR, encoded by the coding sequence ATGGAGATCCACCGGTTTATCGCGGAGATGGAACGGATTGCGCCTCCTGAGCTGGCCGATGCATATGATGAGGGCAGGATCGGTCTTGTCGTCGAGGGATCGCCCGATATCAGCCGTGTATGCTGCGCTCTGGACGCCACGCCCGCGGTTGTGGGTGAGGCAATCCGTTCGGGTGCGGAGATGCTCGTCGTCCATCACACACCGCTCTGGACTCCCGTCACTTCGGTGCGGGGGGGTATCGCGGCGCTCCTCCGCGACACGCTCGCAGCCGGCCTGAACATCTATGTCATGCATAGCAATTTCGACCATGCGGCGGAGGGGATCAACGACACGCTCGGCGGCCTCCTCTCGCTCGGGGAGATGGTGGAGATGTCACTTGGTGTCGTCGGCAGCTGCACTCTCCCCCTCTCCGGGATCGCGGGCCGCCTCGGGTGCCCTCTCAGGGTGTACGGCTCGTTTTCACCCCCCGTCCGGCTCGCCGTCGTCGGCGGCAGCGGTTTCTCTCCCGATCTCATGGAAGAGGCGGCATCGCTGGGTGCGGACTGTTTCCTCTCCGCCGAACTGAAGCACAGCGTCTGCAGGAGCACAACGCTCACCCTGATCGAAGCCACGCACTATGCGCTTGAATCGCCGGGAATGCGCCGGCTCGCGGACAGGATGGGATGGACGTTTCTTGACGATCCCCCCCGGATGGTTTCAGTCCGATGA